The DNA window gtatagttgtagagtcgccgacggttgacgggacttctagaaaataacaaatgaattccaacgatagttatgttcgatttttagaatcacaatgataataaagagtatGGCGacggacgggccgtagaggagcacAGTGGCATCGTttaacgggacttctaaaaattataaaaaataaaacccaacaagacaataaactctaaaaactataagctccaatatttatatgtttggaacttctaaaaagtaaaaaaatgataatcatgttcaattttaaaatcttaatgacaataaagaaggagGCAACGGGCGAgctgtagaggagtacaatggcaaagccactgatggtttggtgggacttctagaaagcaaaaatgaacccaaacgataattatgttcgaattttaaaatctcaatgacaatagagagaagagacagtggacaggtcgtagaggagtataatggcaacgtttgacgggacatctagaaattataaaaacgaaacccaacatgacaataaactcaaaaagctataagatccaatttttaaaggttccaaggagaatgaatagaaataatagtagatcgagcaagcaaataaagaaaatgatGGCATAAGGGATATCAAcaggtgtgacttttaaaaactatataattagaaacacggggatgataaggtttggtctttcaaggttttaagacaatgagatggctatttaataaattttaagtaaaatcatacttaaaaactatatgattttatttaggtgttagccgcgcaattgcgcgggccacccagctagtttttgTGATTCGTCCGCGTGTTTGTCCGGCGCGTCGATCTCGGTTCAGAGCAAACCGAGCTGCCCGGGTTCGGGTCGAGGCGACGTCGCGACGATGGCTTAGAATTAGCTCACGCACGCAGCTGCCGCTTGGCCATTATGCGCGCGCTGACACGATGCCTTTTGACCCAGAGGTTGGTAGCTGAGGGGACGATAGCACGATGCAGTCATTTCGGTTTCGGTTCGGATCATCGGATTATTGGACGGGACTGCCCGAGCTAGGGCCTAAGAACTAAAATTGTCTGAAAAGGACTTGCGCTGACGGCATCGGCCCAGCACTCCAGCTCACAAAGTCACAATTGTGCGTTCAGTCACGTTGGAAAACCGACGAGTGCTCGGTTTCGGGTTCGGTTCAAGGAGGGGTGACATGTTTAAGCAGAGTGAGTACTTTCGCTCCACTATCACTACGTTGTTTATTGCTGTTATCTTCTCCAGCTGCACGCGTCCATGTGACGACGAATCCTTAAAATCACTGCTACAACCCGCGAGCTgctcggtttcggtttcggggtCGTTGCTGCTCCTTATAAATACATTCAGCTCCCAGCCATTCTCCAATCTCACCCTGAAACCTCCATTTCCCTCGACATACTACACCTTCGATCTCTGAGGCCTGCCGCCGCGACGCTGGAGATATGGAGCTCATGGCGGTCATCATCAGGATCTTGGCCCTGATCCCAGACGCATACCGCAACGCGGAGAAGCTCCCGGTGGCGCTGATAacgggcggcgccgtcgaggccgtCGCGGCGATCTTCCTCGCCTTCTTCAAGGCGCCCGGTGGCTTGTTTGAGCACCACGGCAAGGCGCCCTTCTACCTCTACTACGGCATTCTCGGATTCGTGGCGGTATTCGGGTTCGCGGAGGCGACGGCCGGATTCTGCGTTTCCGGCGACCTCGCCGAGCGGCGCGCCGTCGGCAAGACGTTCCTGTGGGTGTCCATCCTGCCTCTCGTCTTGGTCGCTGCGTTTGGAGGCTTCGTCTTCATGAGATAGCTGCACCCTCTGTTTTCTTAGATAAACTCTGCTTTCTAGGTGTCAATATCTGTTTTCCCTGTTGTATGAGTATGTCTGTATGTGCTAATCTCTTGCTGCTATGTTGTATTCATCATGTTTCATCATGCCTTGTTTATGGTATTTAGGTTTTTATATACGATGTAGTTACTCCCATGTTTGTGTGAATATGAGTGTTTTTTCCCCTTCTGTTTCCattttttctctctgttttcGCCAATATTTTGTTTCTCCCTCTCAAAGTAATGGCAAAGGCTGAGCGCCTGAGTGACCAACTATTCAATTGAAGGAACGACCACTTTCTGGCCTGCAAGCTCATGTAAATTTCAAAGCATAATACAGAAACCGAACTTTATCAAGTCCCAGATAGGCTTCAAGAAGTTATATTAAAAGATTGTCGCAGAAGCTGCCAAGCAAAATATTCAGTTTGGCAGTTCCATTTTCCAGAGCAAAGGCACCTCCTTTCATCTCAAGTTCAGAAAGCAAAGCCAGCCCAAGCAAAAGAGCACCCAGAAGCAGGTCGATGTATATAAGAGGGCCATAGAAAGAAAttctaatctttttttttgaagggagaaaaaaaatataatcttaatACAACTATGTAATCTATTGATTGGGAAATAATTTGAAGTTTCAAAAAACATACTACAGCTGCGATTTTAGTATTTCTTAttcagaagagaaaaaaaaacatcaaattgAAGAAAACTCAAACTTAAAACGTCTGTCAATTAAAATGGCCAATGCCATTTGCCAGGTACAACAGGATCCTGCCATGTCTTTACTGTTCGAAAAAGACGATCTGATTTAGATTTAGTATGTTACTAGCCGTAGAAGTATCAGTACCGGCAAAAATAACCGAGTTGTTCGGTTCCGGGTTCGGGTTGCGCCATGCATGGCTGCGTGGATTTGTTATTCAGATTATCTTTCTCCTAGTTGTCAATCTGGAGAAAGCGCACACATGCTGAAACGTTGGTGCATTTCTCCATGGTGGGCCCTCTTCCAACAGTGGATCCCTTTGCGCGTCTCTCTTGCTTTCAGAGAAACCTAGTGGCTCGGTTTCGGGTTCGGGTTGGGTTCAGCTCTTGGATTACTTTACACAGGAGCACTAGGAATTACAGATGCTTTCAGCATATGTCTGTATCAATCGGGCCACTTTTGCGTGCTTTGAGACAGGATGACCTTGGTGTCGTTGAGATGAAAGTGCTAATTTATAATTAATGGACCAGTAAGTCCAACGTGTACAGAGGATTCCACCCGAAAATCCGTCCGGAAACCGATAGAGTATATGCGTGCCGTTCGGGTTTATCATTTTGTATTTCTTCCGCTTGCGCGCGTTGGCACTGCACTGCTCACTACGCTCTCGGCGAGTGATTACTCTGGTCGCGCGACAACCCGTAACGCGATCTCGCGGTCGCGGGTTCGGTTTCGGTTGAGCTGTGGTGTGGCACAGGTCATCGTGGATCGCTGCAACTTTGcttgaaaaatgaaaaacatgTTCGTCCGCGATTTTCTGTTCGAGAGATGCAACATAGTCTGAGCGATCGGGTTCGGTTTTTGTGCTCAGCTTTCACCATGAAGTCACCAGGCTCACTGCGTCTGCCTCCTCGCACCATTCGGCATTCGCCGAGTTGAAAACCACAAACTAAGGCGTTCCCCTGATGATACAGCACGCGAGTCGGCGTTCTTTGCCGACCCGGCGAGATACAGCACGCGAGCTGCGCACGCACAGACATACGGTACAGACACTGTCCTCACTCCCGCACGCGATTGCCGGCGCCCGCATCGACGTCGACAAGATGCTCACTCATCCCGTGCCGGCGTCTTGCaagtcgcggcggcggcgctctgccTCGGCTTACGGCCCAAATTCTGCCTGTAGGCCCGATTTTGAGTTGTCAAGTGAGCCCAACGACTTGGAGGCAGTCGGCCCAAGCATTTGAAAGCCCACAAACATCTGCTGCGAGTGCTCACCTTCCGTGTAGCTTCCTAGTAGTTCCTACACTACCAAACTACTCCATCtgtccgaaaaaaaaaaagcaaaccgtGGGTTCTCgtaccaacgtttgactgtccgtcttatatgaaatttttttataattaatattttcattgttgttagatgataaaacatgattaatactttatacgtgacttatctttttaatttttttaaataagacagacggtcaaacgttagacacgaaaaccagggtttgtctttttttttttttttccgacggagggagtaccgcATTATTTATATCCctcacaaaaattaaaaaggacTACCCGCATTTTATATTGCTCATCTGCCCTCCTCGAATACCTCCCATATTATTCCCATCTCTACCTTTTGCTTACCACTGACCCCAAATCTCTTGCTTCTCTTCCGCCGGATCTGATGGAGGAGGTGGAAGTCGGTTTGCTGGAGGGAGGGATCGGGTGGCTAGCGGAGACCATCCTGGAGAACCTGGACGCCGACAAGCTGGATGACTGGATTCGCCAGGTTGGGCTCGCCGATGTCACGAAGAAGCTCAGGTCTGAGATCGAgagggtggaggtggtggtggctgaaGTGAAGGGGAGGGCGATCGGGAACAGGTCGCTCGCCCGATCTCTCGGTCGTCTCAGGGAGCTGTtctacgacgccgacgacgccgtcgacgagctcgaCTACTACAGGCTTCAGCAGCAGGTTGAAGGAGGTAAAACTTGTAAATGCAAGATGCATCCATGGTGTTCTATATGTAGCATTGGCACACGTTGATTTCCAGATTCGCTTTTGGTTTAGGTTCAGATGCATGTCAGGGCGCACCTGAAAGCGTGGATGGGCATGGAGGAGGAGCAGAGCAGACAGAGAGAGCGTGGGTAAACGCTGGTGAAGGTGAATTAGCCAGCGGCAGCGCTGGCACAAGACGGTCTGGGGTATGGCAATACTTTGAGATCGTGGAAGAGAAAAACGGAAAGCCTGCGAAAGCCAAGTGTGTCGACTGTCACACGGTGGTCAAGTGCGGCTCCGACAATGGGACTTCGGTTTTGCACAATCACCGCAACAGTGGCAAATGTAAAAGGAAACGTGGAGCAACTGGTCAACCGCCAAACCTTCCAAGGTAGTACTAACCTTCTCTTTTTTAACATAAaaagcaatcaatcaattaCTTCTCTAAAACGAAGATCATTTCTTCTAATACAAAAAAAATGCGCTCCTTGCCTATTGCCAATGTTCTTCTTGTAGTGCCAGCGAGGGTGCAGTAAACGGTAACTCTTCTACAACTAGTAATTCCGTCGGCAGAAAAAGGATGAGAACCGACGCATCAACAGACCACGTGGCGGCTAATTCGCACCCTTGGAACAAGACTGAGCTTTCCAACACGATCCAACAAATGACTCATCGGTTACAAGAGGCCATGAACGAGGTTATGAGGCTAAGCGGGTCTGCAGGTTCAAATCAGAGTCGTCAGAGTACACCTCCGGCCACAAATGCAACTACATCATCTTATCTTCTTGAGCCCAAAGTTTATGGGAGGGATGCAGAGATGGAatccataaaaaatatgatCATGGGAAATAAATCCAATGGTATAACCATCCTGCCAATTGTAGGCATCGGAGGGATAGGGAAAACCACTCTGTCCCAACGTATCTACAATGATCCGGAAATTGGAAATCAGTTCGAGATCAAGATATGGGTCCATGTATCTGATAAATTTGATGTGGTTAGGATCACAAGGGAGATTTTAGAGTGCGTCTCCCACCAGAGTTATCAAGGAATAAGCAACTTTAACATGCTTCAGCAGGATCTTGAGAAACACATGAAATCTAAGAAGTTCCTGGTTGTTTTGGATGATGTTTGGGATGTCACTACAGAAGACTGTTGGAACAAACTACTGTGTCCTCTCAGAGATTATGTGAATGCATCACAAGAAGTAACAGGTAATATCATCATTGTGACAACTCGAATACAGAATGTCTCCAAAAGGTGTGGAACGGTAAGATCAATAAATTTAAAAGCTCTGCAAGATGGTGATTTATCACAACTATTTAAAGCATATGCTTTTGGTAATAATAACCCTGATAGTTATACAAGTTTACAGGTTCTT is part of the Oryza glaberrima chromosome 4, OglaRS2, whole genome shotgun sequence genome and encodes:
- the LOC127769697 gene encoding uncharacterized protein LOC127769697 gives rise to the protein MELMAVIIRILALIPDAYRNAEKLPVALITGGAVEAVAAIFLAFFKAPGGLFEHHGKAPFYLYYGILGFVAVFGFAEATAGFCVSGDLAERRAVGKTFLWVSILPLVLVAAFGGFVFMR